The Lactobacillus acidophilus DNA segment TTTTGGGAATAAAGAAAAATCAGTTTATTTATCAAGAACAAAAACTACTTTCTGGTAAAAAAGCGCAAAATAGCAATCAAGTTACAGTAGATAGTAGTTTTAAAGATAAAGGATATAAATTAGGCGATAAAATTAGCCTGAATGGCTCAAGCAAAAAATACAAAATTGTTGGTTTTGTAAAAAATGCTAAGATTAATATTGCACCAATTGTTTATGGTTCATTTTCTACATGGAAGAAAATGCGAATGGTAGCGCCAAATGTTCAAGCATCAGCAATCCTTTCAAGAAATAAGAATTATAAATTTAATCATAGAGATGCAAAGACTTATTCAATTGATAGATATATCAGCAAGTTGCCAGGATATACTGCACAGAATTTGACATTTGGTCTAATGATTGGCTTTTTATTTGTAATATCATTAATTATTATTGCTGTTTTCTTATATATCTTAACTATGCAAAAGATGCATAATTTTGCCGTTATGCGCGCACAAGGTATTCCAAGCAAAACTTTGGTTGGTGCAACGATCAGTCAATCAATTATTTTAGTTGCGGTTGGCGTAATTATTGCATTAATTTTAATGTGGATTACTGCAGCTGTTTTACCAGCAGCTGTACCAATGAATTTCACACCATTAATTATGGTTAGTGGCACAGTAGGAATGCTAGTAATGGGGATTATTGGTAGTTTGATTCCAATTAGATCAATTATGAAGGTTGATCCAGCAAAGGCGATTGGTGAATAAAATGGCAGTAATTGAATTAAAAAATGTTAAGAAGATTTATGGTAAAGGCGATGCGCAAGTTATAGCTTTACAAGATATTAATTTTGTTGCTAATAAAGGTGAAGTTGTCTTAATAATGGGACCATCAGGTGCAGGAAAGAGTACATTTTTAACAATCGCTGGTTCTTTGCAAAAACCTACTTCAGGTGAGGTAATAATTGATGGTGATGATATCGGCAACTTATCAGCTAAAAAGAGTAATGCACTTCGCTTGACTAAAATTGGTTTTGTATTACAAGCATACAATTTGGTTCCATTTTTAACGGTTGAGGAACAATTTGTTTTAGTAGATAAAGTCAAAAAGCAAAATAACCTCTCCAAAGATGAATTGGATAAGTTATTAAAGCAGTTAGGAATTACGAAGTTATTGAAAAAATATCCTGGGGAATTATCTGGTGGTCAACAACAAAGAGCAGCAATTGCACGTGCACTTTATGCTAATCCAGAAATTCTTTTGGCAGATGAACCTACTGCTTCACTTGATACCAAAAACGTTGAAGAAGTAGGACAATTATTTAAAGATCTAGCTAAAAAGCGTAATAAAGCTGTGATGTTAGTTACTCACGATCCGCGTCTAGAAAAATATGCTGATCATATTTATGAGATGATGGATGGTAAAATGACTCAGAAAAAATAATCTGTAAAAAAAGCCGCATTTTGCGGCTTTTTTTACTCTTATAGGTTAGGATCCATTTGGAATCTAAGTGGTGAATCACCAGTTTGTTCAGTAATCAATTTTGCAGTTAATTCTTTATATGCGTCTGTAGCTGTCTTAGCCAGTTTAGCATTTGCTTCATTAATTAAATCAGTTCGTTTAGCAGGATCATTTTCCTTAGCTAATTTTTCATCATATTGATGTCTAATTTGCAATAATTTCTCATTAGTAGAGTTTTGGGTATTACTCAATGCAGTACCGTACTTACTCCAATTGCGATCAACTAAAACGCTGGCAAGCTTAAATACCCAGTAGGCAGAATTCGGTGAATAAGTCTCTTTACCGTTTTTCCAGGTACTAGGAACTTTAGTACCTTGTGGATAGAACGGAATATATACGCTTTGTGCGGCAACGCCCATTGCTAGCCAATGAATCATGTCTTCGCCGTTTAATTCAAGCAAATGTGATTCTTGAGTAGTAGCTACAGAAATTGGACGAAATGCAGGCTGATCTTTATTTTTCTTATTTGTTAGATCATAAACTGTATTATTAAAGTGATCACTTAAAACATGTTGAGCATCTTGGGCAGAAATAGGCGCATCAGGCTTTCTGGTAAATGGTAAATTGAAGTCTTGAGGCTTTTGTTCAGCAGATGGCGTTAAAAGACGCTGACCGCTCCAAACACGTGGCGTATTGTAATGAAGATCACTATCGTCATGTGTACCAAAAATATCACGCCAAATAAATGGTTTATCTTTTGGCCAAAGTTGATTGTTATAAACAAAATTTTGTAAATTATTTGAATATAAGAAATTGTCACTGTCAAAGTCAATTTCTTGAATTGCTAATTGGTTAGCAACTACTGCATATGAATCATCTGGAATTCTTTGAGCAACCCAGTGGTGACCTGATCCAATTTCCATGTACCATGCTTCGTCGCGGTCAGCAAATAAGATCCCGTCTGCTTCAGCGGCACCATGTTTTTCAACGATTTTGCCTAAGCGAATAACGCCTTCTTTTGCTGTTTTAATATATGGCAATACTACCGTTACCATAGCTTCTTCTAGGATGCCCTTTTCTGTATTGAATGGATCAACTGCCATTACACGATCATTGGCATAGGCACTTTCAGTAGCACTCATTGCCACATGATACTCATTAATGCCATCTTCTTCAAAAACACCGTATTTATCTGTCCATTCTGGTGTGGAAGAATAGCTGAATATCTTTTCAGGTAAATCAATTTCAAATTTATTGTCTTTTGACTTAAAATGGTTATTCTTAACATTCTTATGGTGATTGAATGCAAGATGTTTTGGCCAAGCAGTTTTTGCATCCTCATTGCGGCCAATAATTACACTGCCTGAAAGGGATGCTTTCTTACCAATTAAGATTGAGGTACAAGACGAACGACCAACGACTGTAGTATTCATAAAATTCACGCTTTCTAAAATAATTTGTAATATAATTATAATGTAAAAGTCGTAATTTTATATTATATTAATATTTTGTAAAGCGAGGTTTTAATATGAATGATAAACCAGAAGACAAGTCTATCGAATTAACGACAGACTATGCTGATCATACAATCAATATGAAGTTTTCAAATAACCTTACAGATGATCGCGAACGTGGGTATATTTTATCTGCTGCGTTTTTTTCATTCTGTGCTTCACAAGGATTAGATAAGCAGGCAGTTATTGAAATGGTTTCATCACATTATGACCAGTTTACGGGAGACAACGGATCATCATTGTTTAAACGTTTATAAAAATAAATAGTTTAGACTTGAATTTGTTATTTATTGGATATATGATATTCGTGAAGAAAAAATAACAGGCGTATTGAAAAGCATATTTGCAACAAATGATTGAGGTGCATAGAAATGGCAAGAAGAAAAGAATTTAGTAAAGATAAAATTTTAGATACTGCTTATAAGATGGCAATTAAGGACGGTATTGAAGGATTAACAGCTCGTAGCATTGCAAAAGCTGGACATTTTTCAACCCAACCTTTATATCTAGAATTTGACAACATGGACGACCTTCGTGCTCAAGTCTTAGAAAGAATTTCAGCAGACTTAAGAAATCATACATTACAGCAAGAATTTACTGGCGAACCTTTAATTGATTTAGATTTATCATATATTGAATTCGCTAAAACGCATGTTAACTTATTCCGTGCAATGTTTGCTGATGGTAAGTTCGGTAGTAAGGTTATTGCAGATACTTTATTGGGACTAGGAACTGAAAAGTTTAAAGAGCAATATCCTGATACCAACTATGATGAAGATAAAATTCGAAATATTGTAATTGCTAACTGGATTTCAACTACTGGTATGGCTGCATTAGTTGTTAACAAAATTGCAAGTTTTAGTCAAAATCAAATTATTAATGTTTTGAATGCTCAGATCCATGATGCTATGCTTAATGATCACCTTAGCGAAACTCAAGAAAACCCAATGTTCGCTGCGGATGAAGAAGCATCTCTCAAGGACAACTTGGCATAATAATATTTCACCAATCATTTATGCTTTTCAAGACAAAAAGACATTTCCATACTCGGAAATGTCTTTTTCATTTTATGTGAAAAGTAATCAAGGCCAATTTATGATTCATAATAAGTTATAATTGAACTAAAGAGTTTTGAAAGGTGGTTTTTATGAAAGTACTAGCTCTATCTGGCTCAAATGCCGATAATTCATTTAACGAAAAATTACTTAGAATTATCATAAAAAATTTAGGGTATAAATATGATTTTGATTTTGCAACAGTAAAAGGTTTGCCTATGTTTAAAGAGGGGGTTGAAGCACCTGCAGATATTTTAGCTTTAGGTGAAAAAATTGAGAATGCTGAAATGGTGCTGATTGCTTCACCAGAACAACAACACTCAGTAACTAGCGCTTTAAAGAGTGCGCTTGAATGGCTTTCAAGTGCAATACACCCATTCCATGGTAAGCCAGTTGTCATTGTTTCGACCTCACCCATGCCACAAGGCGCTGCTCGTTCCCAAACTCGTTTAAAGAGTATTTTAGCTTCTCCAGGTTTTAGTGCCTATGTATTTAACGGTGATGAATTTATGATGGGATTCGCACCAAAGCAATTTGATGAAGAGGGTAACTTAGTAGATCCAGGAACTCTTAAATTCTTAAATCACTTCTTTGATGAAGTTGATGATTGGTATGCAAAAATCACTAAATAGGGGGCTTATTTATGAATTTATTAGTAATTGTTGGTACAAATGCTCCATTTTCATATAATCGTTTTTTAGCAAAATTTATTGCTAAGCGTTATGGTGATAAAGCCGATATTGAAGTAAAAGAGATTGACCAAATTAAACCATTTTGTAGATCTGAAGAACCAGATGAAATTACTAAACAATGGATTGAAGATATTAAAAATTCTGATGGGGTAATTTTAACTACTCCGGAATATGATCACTCCATTCCAGCCGCACTTAAAAGTGCACTTGAATGGTTAGGTTCACATGCTGGTCCTAATGTAATGGCAATGAAGCCAGCAGCAGTTGTTGGTACTTCTTACGGTGTTCAAGGCTCAAGTCGTGCTCAAGAAGATGCAAGAGAAATTTTGCTTTCACCTGATATGAGCGCTAATGTTTTACCAGGTAATGAAGTTTTAATCGGTGGTGCTGCAAGTAATTTTGATAAAGAAACTGGCGATCTGATTAATGACGGTTACATTAAGCAACTTGATCAAATGATGAATAATTTTGTTGAATTTGTTAATCAAATTAATAAATAATTTTGTTAGTTTGCAATCTCAATAGTACAATTACCGAATAGGAAACTATTCGGTTTTTTTATCAAAAAAACATAAGGGGTGAGATTATGATAAATCCAATTATTTTACCATTAGATAAAGTTCGCAATCCACGTGATTTAGGTAGTTATGTTGGTTATAATGGGCGCAAAATAAAGATGCACCGTTTACTTAGAACGGGAAAAATAAGTAATATTACTGAACATGATAAGAAGTTTCTGCTTGATTATGGTTTGACTAAAATTATAGATTTACGCTCGCCATTTGAATGTAAAAAGGCACCCGATAGTCAAATTCCAGGTGTTGAACATATTGATCT contains these protein-coding regions:
- a CDS encoding NADPH-dependent FMN reductase, whose product is MKVLALSGSNADNSFNEKLLRIIIKNLGYKYDFDFATVKGLPMFKEGVEAPADILALGEKIENAEMVLIASPEQQHSVTSALKSALEWLSSAIHPFHGKPVVIVSTSPMPQGAARSQTRLKSILASPGFSAYVFNGDEFMMGFAPKQFDEEGNLVDPGTLKFLNHFFDEVDDWYAKITK
- a CDS encoding ABC transporter ATP-binding protein; protein product: MAVIELKNVKKIYGKGDAQVIALQDINFVANKGEVVLIMGPSGAGKSTFLTIAGSLQKPTSGEVIIDGDDIGNLSAKKSNALRLTKIGFVLQAYNLVPFLTVEEQFVLVDKVKKQNNLSKDELDKLLKQLGITKLLKKYPGELSGGQQQRAAIARALYANPEILLADEPTASLDTKNVEEVGQLFKDLAKKRNKAVMLVTHDPRLEKYADHIYEMMDGKMTQKK
- a CDS encoding NADPH-dependent FMN reductase, with amino-acid sequence MNLLVIVGTNAPFSYNRFLAKFIAKRYGDKADIEVKEIDQIKPFCRSEEPDEITKQWIEDIKNSDGVILTTPEYDHSIPAALKSALEWLGSHAGPNVMAMKPAAVVGTSYGVQGSSRAQEDAREILLSPDMSANVLPGNEVLIGGAASNFDKETGDLINDGYIKQLDQMMNNFVEFVNQINK
- a CDS encoding C69 family dipeptidase, with the translated sequence MNTTVVGRSSCTSILIGKKASLSGSVIIGRNEDAKTAWPKHLAFNHHKNVKNNHFKSKDNKFEIDLPEKIFSYSSTPEWTDKYGVFEEDGINEYHVAMSATESAYANDRVMAVDPFNTEKGILEEAMVTVVLPYIKTAKEGVIRLGKIVEKHGAAEADGILFADRDEAWYMEIGSGHHWVAQRIPDDSYAVVANQLAIQEIDFDSDNFLYSNNLQNFVYNNQLWPKDKPFIWRDIFGTHDDSDLHYNTPRVWSGQRLLTPSAEQKPQDFNLPFTRKPDAPISAQDAQHVLSDHFNNTVYDLTNKKNKDQPAFRPISVATTQESHLLELNGEDMIHWLAMGVAAQSVYIPFYPQGTKVPSTWKNGKETYSPNSAYWVFKLASVLVDRNWSKYGTALSNTQNSTNEKLLQIRHQYDEKLAKENDPAKRTDLINEANAKLAKTATDAYKELTAKLITEQTGDSPLRFQMDPNL
- a CDS encoding TetR/AcrR family transcriptional regulator gives rise to the protein MARRKEFSKDKILDTAYKMAIKDGIEGLTARSIAKAGHFSTQPLYLEFDNMDDLRAQVLERISADLRNHTLQQEFTGEPLIDLDLSYIEFAKTHVNLFRAMFADGKFGSKVIADTLLGLGTEKFKEQYPDTNYDEDKIRNIVIANWISTTGMAALVVNKIASFSQNQIINVLNAQIHDAMLNDHLSETQENPMFAADEEASLKDNLA
- a CDS encoding ABC transporter permease; its protein translation is MFLAIKEIKHEKLRYGLIILMIFLISYLIFMLSSLAVGLASENTQAIESWDAQKIVLNKNSNISMSQSALTKEDLKDVKVGKSEAYVGQMGAVVKAKDRSSVSAQFLGIKKNQFIYQEQKLLSGKKAQNSNQVTVDSSFKDKGYKLGDKISLNGSSKKYKIVGFVKNAKINIAPIVYGSFSTWKKMRMVAPNVQASAILSRNKNYKFNHRDAKTYSIDRYISKLPGYTAQNLTFGLMIGFLFVISLIIIAVFLYILTMQKMHNFAVMRAQGIPSKTLVGATISQSIILVAVGVIIALILMWITAAVLPAAVPMNFTPLIMVSGTVGMLVMGIIGSLIPIRSIMKVDPAKAIGE